From Oscillospiraceae bacterium CM, a single genomic window includes:
- the rpoD gene encoding RNA polymerase sigma factor RpoD — translation MDIKKKPREEENTEKTKEQDNEERLTALIEEGKKRGRLSSKDLLDVLEEMNLEQEQIDRFYDTLENFNIETSDGDDNTFLATDELTPEIEELQEIESLNEDELVDPETLVDTFSVDDPVRMYLKEIGKVNLLSADDEIELAMRMAEGDKEAKKRMAEANLRLVVSIAKRYVGRGMLFLDLIQEGNLGLIKAVEKFDYSKGYKFSTYATWWIRQAITRAIADQARTIRIPVHMVETINKVMRISRQLLQELGHDPSPEEIAEDMGLPVEKVREILKIAQEPVSLETPIGEEEDSHLGDFIPDEDASEPAEAASFTLLKEQLSDVLGTLTPREEKVLRLRFGIEDGRTRTLEEVGKEFNVTRERIRQIEAKALRKLRHPSRSKKLKDFLN, via the coding sequence ATGGATATAAAGAAAAAGCCCCGTGAAGAGGAAAACACGGAAAAGACAAAAGAGCAGGACAATGAAGAGCGCCTGACAGCGCTGATTGAAGAAGGAAAAAAGCGCGGCAGGCTTAGCTCGAAGGATCTTCTTGATGTCTTGGAAGAAATGAACCTCGAACAGGAGCAGATTGATCGCTTTTATGACACGCTCGAAAATTTTAATATCGAAACAAGTGATGGCGACGATAATACATTCCTCGCTACTGATGAATTGACGCCGGAAATTGAAGAGCTTCAGGAAATCGAAAGCCTGAACGAAGATGAGCTCGTCGACCCGGAGACACTTGTTGACACCTTCAGTGTCGATGACCCCGTGCGGATGTATCTCAAGGAGATCGGCAAAGTCAACCTCTTGTCCGCTGATGATGAGATCGAGCTCGCTATGCGTATGGCGGAAGGTGATAAGGAAGCCAAAAAACGCATGGCGGAAGCCAATCTCCGTCTTGTCGTCAGTATCGCCAAGCGGTATGTCGGGCGTGGGATGCTTTTCCTTGATTTGATTCAGGAAGGCAATCTCGGCCTTATAAAAGCCGTTGAGAAATTTGATTACTCAAAAGGCTATAAATTTTCAACGTATGCCACATGGTGGATTCGCCAGGCCATCACGCGGGCCATCGCCGACCAGGCGCGGACGATTCGTATTCCGGTCCATATGGTTGAAACAATTAACAAGGTTATGCGCATTTCACGCCAACTGCTTCAGGAGCTCGGCCACGATCCGTCACCGGAGGAAATCGCAGAGGATATGGGGCTGCCAGTCGAAAAGGTACGCGAGATTTTGAAAATTGCGCAGGAACCTGTCTCGCTGGAGACGCCCATCGGTGAGGAGGAGGACAGCCATCTCGGTGATTTTATTCCCGACGAGGATGCCTCGGAACCGGCGGAGGCTGCTTCGTTTACGCTGTTGAAGGAACAGCTCTCCGACGTACTTGGGACACTGACGCCGCGCGAAGAAAAGGTTCTGCGGCTCCGTTTCGGCATTGAGGACGGACGCACACGCACGCTTGAAGAAGTGGGCAAGGAATTCAATGTCACGCGTGAACGTATCCGTCAGATCGAGGCCAAAGCCCTCCGCAAACTCCGCCATCCAAGCCGCAGCAAAAAGCTAAAGGATTTCCTGAACTAA
- a CDS encoding corrinoid protein: MTTLEKISDFLQKGRIAKVKELVAQALQENIAPQVIIDKGLLHGMTSVTEKFKTEDVFIPNILVSSRAINAGLQVLKPYLSADNTAPGVVVIGTVKGDVHDIGKNIVRVMMETKGLKVFDLGVDISAERFYNAAVECNADIVCCSALLTATMEEIRHVIDYFKEKDYRDKVKIMIGGAPVTQRYCEHIGADLYTDNAIDAAQVAYNICIGSR; encoded by the coding sequence ATGACCACGTTGGAAAAAATCAGTGATTTTCTGCAAAAAGGCCGAATTGCGAAAGTCAAGGAATTGGTTGCGCAAGCCTTACAAGAAAACATAGCGCCGCAGGTTATCATCGACAAAGGTCTGCTGCACGGCATGACGAGCGTCACTGAAAAGTTCAAAACGGAAGATGTTTTCATTCCGAATATCCTTGTATCATCCCGAGCCATCAATGCCGGTCTTCAGGTTCTCAAGCCCTATTTATCAGCCGACAATACAGCGCCGGGGGTTGTTGTCATCGGAACCGTTAAAGGGGACGTGCATGATATCGGCAAAAATATTGTGCGTGTGATGATGGAGACAAAAGGCCTGAAGGTGTTTGATCTTGGCGTTGATATATCAGCCGAGCGTTTTTATAATGCGGCCGTTGAATGCAACGCCGACATCGTTTGCTGTTCAGCACTTTTAACTGCCACGATGGAGGAAATCCGTCACGTTATCGACTATTTTAAAGAAAAAGATTACCGGGACAAAGTTAAAATCATGATTGGCGGCGCCCCGGTGACACAGCGCTACTGCGAGCACATCGGTGCCGATTTATATACCGATAATGCCATTGACGCCGCGCAGGTTGCTTATAACATCTGCATCGGTTCCAGATAA